From a region of the Betta splendens chromosome 5, fBetSpl5.4, whole genome shotgun sequence genome:
- the ccdc66 gene encoding LOW QUALITY PROTEIN: coiled-coil domain-containing protein 66 (The sequence of the model RefSeq protein was modified relative to this genomic sequence to represent the inferred CDS: deleted 2 bases in 2 codons) yields the protein MNLGDGLLFELENGKPKLILLSYGVDKNSKKQVSLRPKAATIPSSKQLSFVEEQECPAHQQAGRHREGKSKGEGVARSFTSNITTPGGRNATLNLSKAHENHKGGSIRAAAKVKPERHKHITNDDTMRSNWKTAQPQKIVKHSSGRDTLASRNTQSKESMVCLTSEQLQQILNTFQTSSNGHHMPEEQRNEGNQTDSKFLSSMNGQGGEKNQEDSGGGENIKQRDRGESDASKVSVEKDRFSGCLFSWLEEQQPDSRATIDAKKAQWRKELDEQVALKQQRPSPGTLQVAEDRESVLSVRTSISQKELPAAIKSSLKLGEVTPMEELLSAEKREKREEQRRRWLEELDRQREEMSERRKRDKLLQSQTEDHELWANHFDSLQRRPHVQSEGPSAPTNAPSNGSERGEWEPSSSLSLVWEAMSSCGAESVGAASVDTTSGYQTRASYLRSMTALLDPAQIEERERRRLKQLEQQRAIEAQVEERKRQKAQEEASRRKEEEEEERRVAQERDTLRRQYELASVKERHKEKANHQREQTQKSHNNERLQEKPEASDTRHDGNGLKKDVSNSVCPYRDMAVQTEAAPSLLLAAESPQTLPVTAKHQAPSSQSVAPSTSKNRATKTGKENICLQGGGDPYEAFARTDRSRRDRRRPEWNMQRPSRRFVPASERYPAALQRNRQESRLKRQAELVALQERACLARTEPPPQSQDPETRTSPDREGECVSRGQSISAANGTERGRSPPVPAVSHRMRSQQSCSPSPSVLDFIPYVRTDEVFNLDPLEPANTPQQDTQPEDPPQCSASPLPSSQRDPLLQPELLRNTHTHRQQEILRGLAQLRQGLLQKQRELETDLNPLLKHRDSELRTTSASHRM from the exons ATGAATCTCGG AGACGGCCTGCTGTTTGAACTTGAAAATGGAAAACCTAAATTGATTTTGCTCAGTTATG gTGTGGATAAAAATTCAAAAAAG CAGGTGTCCCTGAGGCCTAAAGCAGCTACCATCCCCAGTTCCAAACAACTCTCCTTTGTAGAGGAGCAAGAGTGTCCAGCCCATCAACAGGCAGGGAGGCACAGAGAGGGCAAGAGTAAGGGTGAAGGAGTAGCCAGGTCTTTCACCTCCAACATTACAACACCTGGAGGGAGGAATGCCACCCTGAATTTGTCCAAGGCACACGAGAATCACAAAGGAGGCAgcatcagagctgcagccaaa GTGAAGCCAGAGAGACATAAACACATTACTAATGATGACACCATGAGATCCAACTGGAAAACAGCACAGCCTCAGAAAATTGTGAAACACAGCAGTGGAAGGGACACGCTGGCCAGTAGGAACACACAATCAAAGGAAAGTATGGTGTGTCTGACCAGTGAGCAGCTGCAACAGATCCTCAACACTTTTCAGACTTCCAGCAATGGCCATCACATGCCTGAGGAGCAAAGGAATGAAG GAAATCAAACGGACTCAAAATTTCTCTCTTCAATGAATGGgcaaggaggagagaagaaccAGGAagacagtggaggtggagaaaaTATAAAGCAAAGAGATAGAGGAGAAAGTGATGCATCAAAAGTTTCAGTGGAAAAAGACAG GTTCTCTGGGTGTTTGTTTAGCTGGCTGGAGGAGCAACAGCCGGACAGCAGAGCAACCATCGATGCTAAGAAGGCTCAGTGGAGGAAAGAACTAG ATGAGCAAGTGGCATTAAAACAGCAGCGTCCTTCTCCCGGCACGCTCCAG gtggcagaagacagagaaagtgtGTTATCGGTTCGAACCTCCATCAGTCAAAAAGAGCTGCCAGCAGCCATCAAATCCAGCCTCAAACTTGGG GAGGTCACACCGATGGAGGAGCTGCTAAGTGCGGAGAAGCGAGAGAAGcgtgaggagcagaggagacgctggctggaggagctggaccgacagagggaggagatgagTGAACGCAGAAAACGAGACAAACTGCTACAGAGCCAG ACAGAGGACCACGAGCTCTGGGCCAATCACTTTGACTCGCTGCAGAGGAGGCCTCATGTCCAGTCAGAGGGTCCATCAGCTCCCACTAATGCCCCATCCAATGGCTCTGAGCGGGGAGAGTGGGAGCCATCTTCCAGCCTGTCCTTGGTCTGGGAGGCCATGAGTAGTTGTGGAGCAGAGAGTGTTGGTGCAGCCAGTGTAGACACAACCAGTGGATACCAGACCAGAGCCAG CTATCTGAGA TCTATGACTGCCCTGCTGGACCCCGCCCAGatagaggaaagagagaggaggcgacttaaacagctggaacagcag CGAGCAATTGAGGCCCAGGTGGAGGAAAGAAAGCGGCAGAAGGCTCAGGAGGAGGCAAgtagaagaaaggaggaggaagaggaggagaggagggtagCACAGGAGAGGGACACGCTGCGGAGACAGTACGAGCTCGCCTCAGTGAAGGAGAGGCATAAG GAGAAAGCAAACCATCAACGTGAGCAGACGCAAAAGAGCCACAACAATGAACGACTGCAGGAGAAACCAGAAGCCAGTG ATACAAGACATGATGGCAATGGTTTGAAAAAGGATGTCAGTAATTCAGTCTGCCCGTACAGAGACATGGCTGTACAGACAG AggcagctccctccctcctgctcgcAGCAGAAAGTCCTCAAACTCTTCCTGTCACTGCAAAGCACCAGGCACCTTCTTCTCAGTCCGTAGCTCCTTCAACCAGCAAGAACCGAGCAACAAAAACAGGCAAGGAGAATATCTGTctccaaggaggaggagaccct TATGAGGCGTTTGCCaggacagacagaagcaggagagacaggaggaggccAGAGTGGAACATGCAAAG ACCCAGCCGTCGGTTCGTTCCAGCGTCGGAGCGTtaccctgcagctctgcagaggaacagacAGGAGAGTCGACTGAAGAGGCAGGCTGAGCTCGTTGCCCTGCAGGAGAGGGCCTGTCTGGCCAGGACGGagcctcctccacagagtcagGACCCAGAGACCAGAACCAGTCCTGACCGTGAG GGGGAGTGTGTTTCCAGAGGACAGAGCATCTCTGCAGCAAATGGCACTGAAAG GGGTCGCTCTCCCCCCGTCCCTGCCGTCAGTCACAGAATGCGGAGTCAGCAGTCCTGCAGTCCTTCTCCTTCGGTCCTGGACTTCATTCCCTACGTTCGAACTGATGAAGTCTTCAACTTGGACCCACTGGAGCCAGCCAACACCCCCCAACAGGACACACAGCCAG AAGATCCTCCACAGTGCTCAGcatcccctcttccctcctctcaaCGAGACCCCCTCCTTCAACCAGAGCTGCTCcgtaacacacacacccaccgaCAGCAAGAGATCCTGAGAGGCCTGGCTCAGCTACGGCAG GGTTTGTTGCagaagcagagagagctggagacCGACCTGAATCCTCTACTGAAGCATCGTGACAGTGAGCTCCGGACGACCTCAGCCTCGCACCGCATGTGA